The genomic interval CAAATCACCTAAGTTAACAACGTACTGGGGCAAAGATGCCGATAAAGACAAAGTTGGCTGGCTTAGCGAAAACCCAACCGGAGTTCAGAAATCAATTGGTGGTCGGTGGCTTACAGGAAACTTCAAAGCCGGTGATATTTTATGTTTCGATGTACGCTTGGTACATGCTTCTTTGGATAACCGATCCTCCGTCAACCGTTGTCGTTTAACTTCAGATACCCGCTATCAACTACAGAGTGATCCACTCGATGAGAGATGGTACGGCGGCAACCTTAACCCCCATGGAGGACAGATGAAAGTTTTCCTGCCGGGTATGGCACGCCAAGTTGGAAACCGCAAGTTTGAAGAGGAATGGAAACCTGTAGATGAATTTGGACGCCTCGATATTTCCGCTGTAAATCCTGAAAGGCTGGTAACGGAAGAATAACTCTCATTCATTGGAATGAGATAAAAAAATTGTTCATGCAGCATGGCAACACACAGGGCGCGTTTTTTCGGTTTCATATGGATACACACGGCAAATTTGAGATAGGATTCAGATACGAGATTCCTCAGGAACAACACCATGCCAGAGCGAAGCATTAAACAAACTGCCGGCCCTAAGGTCGTGTGTCTCATCGGAGACGAACTTCAAGCGTTTGAGTTTGGGATTGCCTATGAGGTTTTTGGAATGCCCCGTCCTGAACTCGGTTCTGATTGGTATCAGTTCGGGGTTTGCACGCTGTATCCTGGAGTGGTTCGTACCAGCGGAGGTATTGAGACCGTCATCCGCCAGGGCCTTGAAGCATTGGATGATGCTGATTTGATCATCATACCTGGCTGGCCGGATATGGAAGCAACCGTTCCGACCGCTGTGACAGACGCGCTTTTGGCGGCTTATTACCGTGGAGCCCGTCTGGTTTCCTTGTGTTCCGGCGTGGTGGTATTAGCACATACCGGACTATTGGATGGACGCAGGGCAACCACTCACTGGCGTTTTATCGAGACCATTGCCGAGCGCTTTCCAGCGGTGATCTTCGATGCCGATGTCCTCTACGTGGATTTGGGAAACATACAGACAGCCGCAGGCAGCGCGGCTGGCATAGACCTTTGCCTGCACATTGTCCGACAGGATTATGGTGTCGAAATTGCCAATTCAATTGCCCGGGGTCTCGTTATGCCTCCGCATCGCGAAGGCGGGCAATCGCAGTTCATACCACAACCGGTACCCAAAGGTTATGAAGCATCACGGCTGGGTTCTGTCATCGAGGTCATGCAGCGTAACCTGCATAAAGAGTTGCCGGTCAAAGAACTGGCGGATGAAGCGGGCATGAGTCTGCGCACATTTCAGCGCCGGTTTGAAGCCTTGACCGGCCTGCCTCCAAGTGTGTGGATCTTACATGAGAGATTGCATCTCGCCTGCCGGTTACTGGAAGCGGATCAGAGTATAAGTCTGGAAGAAGTGGCGCTGAAAAGCGGATTTGGAACCGTGCCGACCATGAGGCATCATTTCCGGCAAAAAATGCAGGTCAGCCCGAGCCAGTATCGCAAAACATTTTCGCCGCTGCCGCCCCGTTCATTCCTGCCCGATGAATCCTTTGCCGGAACATTTCATGCCTGAGGCGTTTCCGATACCCACTGTTTTTCAGGTAGCCTGAAAACCATTCCCGCTATTCATAAGGGGCCACAACAACAGTGCAATTGAAACCACTCCCAATGCACTGTTGATATTTGCCTCGACCGGCTTACAGATATTCTCTGACCAGCTGACGCAGGGAAGCTGTCGGATGACCCGTCAATGCACTGATGGTATGGCTTTCATCGAACAGGCCACCTTTGGAAACACCGGTATCAGAGTTCGCCAGCAGGGCCGCAAACGGACCCGGCAGCCCGGCACCTTCAAGCGCCTTGGCAAATTCAGCTTCTTCCATATCAATGTAGGAAATCTTTTTACCGGACTCTTCACTGATAATCGCGCACAACTCTGTCAGGGTATAACTTTCATCGCCAGACAGTTCGTAAACTTTACCGGCTTGAGGAGCATCAAGGGTCAGCACCACTGCGGCGGCTTCCGCATAATCTTCACGGGCGGCAGAGCTGATTTTTCCATCTTTGGCACAGCCAATGAACCCGCCATTTGCCAAAGCCGGCGCAATGCTGACCAGATAATTTTCGGTATACCAGCCATTACGTAACAAAACATGAGGAATGCCGACTTCTTTCAGATAGGTTTCGGTGGCGACGTGCTCTTCTGCCAGCGCCAATGGCGAGCTATCTGCATGCAGCAGGCTGGTGTAGGCAATCAGCTCAACACCGGCCTGCTTGGCCGCATCAATCACATGTTTGTGCTGCTGTATACGCTGGCCCACTTCACTCGATGAAATCAATAATAGCTTGGTCACACCTTTCAGCGCCGTGACAAAGGTATCCGGTTGTGAGTAGTCCGCCTGACGAACTTCCACACCAAAATCCTGCAGAGTTTTGGCTTTATCCAGGTTACGGGCCAGCGCAATGATGTTATCCGCAGAGGTTTTCTGGAGTAGATGTTTGATGACCAATTGTCCCAACTGACCGGTCGCACCAGTAATTGCAATCATGGTTTTCTCCTGTTTTTTCTGAATTAACTCGATTTTGCATAGCTTGCCACTTATACTAACTAATTGTAAGTACGTACTTTTTGGTAAGTATGAAATTTTAATCCGGGCTAAACGGAGAAATAGCCATGAGCAGACGCAGTAAAGAAAGTCAGGGGGATTCATTAACCCAAAAATTCAGACGAGGTGACGTGCTTGCCAAAGAATGCCCTTCTCGCGGTGTGTTACAGGATGTGACCAGCCGTTGGGGGGTTCTCATTCTGTTTGCTCTGCTGGGTGGCACCCATCGTTTCAGCGAACTCCGAAAAAAAATTACCGGAGTCAGTGAAAAAATGCTGTCACAAACCTTACAGGCATTAGAAAACGATGGTTTCGTGAAGCGCATTGCGCATCCGGTTATTCCACCGCATGTTGAATATCAACTCACCGATACCGGCGTCGAAGTGGCGCGCAGAGTTGAAGAACTGGTGAACTGGATCGAGGTAAATATTGGAGACATTGTCGTCGCACAGAATCAATACGATGAGCGCAAAGCAAGTAACGGACGCTGACCAACGCCCAAACCACCGGCAAAGTTCAGAGGTTTCTCGCCACTCTGAAACCCAAATCATCAATAGTGTAGGTAGGATGGCTCCTTCTGCGGTTACTCGCCAGACAGCCCCGGGACTCATCCGCCCAGCCGCCGCCTCTGAAAATCCGGTAAGAACCATACACCTCGGGATCATACACATCCCAGCGCCATTCCCAGACGTTACCGAGCATGTCATGCAGACCAAACTCATTGGCCGCTTTCTGCCCGACCGGATGAGTGGACTGATCGGAGTTATCGGCATACCAGGCGATGTTCTCGACAGGGCCGTATTGCGCAGCGCTTGAGTTGGCGCGGCAGGCGTATTCCCATTCGCCATCGGTCGGCAAACGATAGCCATCTGCATCCGGAATCACGCTAACCGTTTCACCATCAACCTGGTAGTAGCACTTGAGTCCTGACAGGCTAGAAAGTTGATTACAAAACTGAATGGCATCCAACCACGAAACACTCTCCACCGGATGACCAGCATGCTGAAAGGTGGAAGGATTAACCTCCATCACCTGCCGATACATCAACAAAACAGGACACCCACCTTAACTTTGAGGCTTAGTATCCTGATATTCGCTGGATACTCGGTCTGAAGACATAGTATCCGGAATAATGAGCAAATAACACAAATAACACAAATAACACAGGACAAATAACACAGCAAATAACACAGGACACCCATCTTAACTATTGATATTCACGCCAACAACCGGCACTATTCGATACTGTATATTTATCAGTATAAGGATGTGTGATCATGACCCGATCAAGGAAGTCGCAAATCTCACTTGAAGCCACGCCTTATTATCACTGTGTTTCCCGTTGTGTCCGTCGGGCGTTTCTGTGTGGAGTTGATGCCCTCACCCGGATTAACTACGAACATCGCCGCCAGTGGGTTGAAGATAGACTGTTGTGGCTGGGTGAGATATTCGCCATCGATATCTGCGCTTATGCCGTCATGTCTAACCATGTCCATGTGGTGCTGCATATCAATGTACTCCAAAGCCGGCAATGGTCCGCAGAAGACATTGTGATGCGGTGGCATCGTCTGTACAAAGGCTCAGCACTCAGCCACCGGTTTCTGAAAGGTGATGCCTTCTCACCGGCAGAACAGCAAGCGTTTGAAGCCTTAGTGGCCCAGTGGCGGGAAACCCTGACCTCCATCAGTCGGTTTATGGCGGTGCTGAATGAAGGTATCGCCCGGCGTGCCAATGCCGAAGATCGCTGTACCGGTCGTTTCTGGGAGGGCAGGTTTAAGTCTCAAGCATTACTCGACGAACAGGCCTTAGCCGCCTGTATGGCGTATGTGGATCTGAATCCCATTCGAGCCAGCCTGGCTGATACACCGGAAACGTCCGACCATACCTCCGTTCAAATGCGTATTGTGTGCGCCAAGGCGTCCAAACAACCCAGTGATTTACTCCCTTTTGTTGGCAATCCCAGAGCAGACATGCCCGAAGGTTTGCCCTTCAAATTAAGTGATTACCTGGAATTGGTGGATTGGACCGGCAGAGCGATTCGGGAAGACAAACGTGGATTTATTGCAGAATCACTTCCTCCCATTCTGACCCGCCTGAATATTTCCGGTAAACAGTGGCAACAATTAACACAGCAATTTGAAAAACAGTTCAGGTGTTTTGCCGGGCAGAGGTCGTCGTTTGAGAAAGTCAGAGATTATTTTCAGTTAAGCCGAACGCCACCGAATTTGTTGGCGACCTGATTTCATATCACGCCATCAAGCATCCTACTTAAAAGCCTGGCTCCTCAAGTAACCTGCTACGCCTTCAGGTCAGCCAGAACTATATTTGTTTGCTTTGGAATAAGATGTATATAGTTTGGTTCTGTAGTAAACCTGATTCATTCGATTTTTTTTTGCAAGGTAGTAGCGAATCATCGTTGCCTTGTTTCGTTTTTTTATTTTAAAGTGGGTGTCCTGTTATATTGTCCTGATATAGAGAGTAGTCAAAGCATTATGTTAAGTTTCAAGCAATTGGAAGGTAAAACCTTTCCACCTGTTTCATTTTTATCTACCAATCAAGAAATGATCAACATTGGTAAAAGTGGCAATCGAGTAGTTCTTTATGTTTATCCTAGGACCACGCCCGCAGATGGTGTCCCTTTGCCGAACTGGGACGTCATTCCTGGGGCTAGAGGTTGCTCTATACAAGCACGTGGTTTTGCTTCTTTTTATACTGCAATTTTAAACACAGGAATATCGAATATTTACGGCCTATCAACCCAAGATACGGCCTACCAACAAGAGGCGAAGAGCCGGCTCGATGTGCCATTTGAGTTGCTGTCTGACCCTAAAATGCTTCTTGCGAAAGAGCTAAATCTACCGACATTTTCGGTAGAAAACCATGTTCTCTATCAGCGAATAACGTTTGTCATTTCCGACGGTGTAATAGAGAAAGTCTTCGCCCCAATCAAAGACGCAGCTGATAACGCAAGAGAAGTCCTAGCTTACCTTAATCACTAATTTCAATTTCTAGACACTTACATAAATAACATTTTTAGAGATATTTTATGAATAACTACAAACTTCTAGACACTTACATAAATAACATTTTTAGAGATATTTTATGAATAACTACAAACTTGTAGGGGTTGGCTTCGGCCCTTCAAATATTGCCTTGTCTATAGCTTTAGAATCACACGGAATAAAAGGCGCTACCGATGGGTATTTTAAAGTGGGTGTCCTGTTATATTCTGTTATATTCACAGCAATTTGAAAAACAGTTCAGGTGTTTTGCCGAAAAATAACACAGGACACCCACCTTAACTATTGATATTCACGCCAACAACCGGCATTATTCGATACTGTATATTTATCAGTATAAGGATGTATGATCATGACCCGATCAAGGAAGTCGCAAATCTCACTTGAAGCCACGCCTTATTATCACTGTGTTTCCCGTTGTGTCCGTCGGGCGTTTCTGTGTGGAGTTGATGCCCTCACCCAGATTAGCTACGAACATCGCCGCCACTGGGTTGAGGATAGACTGTTGTGGCTGGGTGAGATATTCGCCATCGATATCTGCGCTTATGCCGTCATGTCTAACCATGTCCATGTGGTGCTGCATATCAATGTGCTCCAAAGCCGGCAATGGTCCGCAGAAGACGTTGTGATGCGATGGCATCGTCTGTACAAAAGCGCAGCACTCAGCCACCGGTTTCTGAAAGGTGATGCCTTCTCACCGGCAGAACAGCAGGCGTTTGAAGTCTTAGTGGCCCAGTGGCGGGAAACCCTGACCTCCATCAGTCGGTTTATGGCGGCGCTTAATGAAGGTATCGCCCGGCGTGCCAATGCCGTGAACATAACAGGACACCCACCTTAACTATTGATATTCACGCCAACAGCCGGCATTATCCAATACTGTATATTTATCAGTATAAGAATGTATGATCATGACCCGATCAAGGAAGTCGCAAATCTCACTTGAAGCCACGCCTTATTATCATTGTGTTTCCCGCTGTGTCCGTCGGGCGTTTCTGTGTGGAATTGATGCCCTCACCCGGATTAGCTACGAACATCGCCGCCAGTGGGTTGAGGATAGACGGTTGTGGCTGGGTGAGATATTCGCCATCGATATCTGCGCTTATGCCGTTATGTCTAACCATGTCCATGTGGTGCTGCATATCAATGTGCTCCAGCAGAAGACGTTGTGATGCGGTGGCATCGTCTGTACAAAGGCTCACCACTCAGTCACCGGTTTCTGAAAGGTGATGCCTTCTCACCGGCAGAACAGCAGGCGTTTGAAGCCTTAGTGGCCCAGTGGCGGGAAACCCTGACCTCCATCAGTCGGTTTATGGCGGTGCTGAATGAAGGTATCGCCCGGCGTGCCAATGCCGAAGATCGCTGTACCGGTCGTTTCTGGGAGGGCAGGTTTAAGTCTCAAGCATTACTTGACGAACAGGCCTTGGCCGCCTGTATGGCGTATGTGGATCTGAATCCCATTCGAGCCAGCATGGCTGAAACACCGGAAACGTCTGACCACACCTCCGTTCAAATGCGTATTACTTGCGCCAAGGCATCCAAACAACCCGGTGATTTACTCCCTTTTGTTGGCAATCCCAGAGCAGACATGCCCGAAGGTTTGCCCTTCCAATTAAGCGATTACCTGGAATTGGTGGATTGGACCGGCAGAGCGATTCGGGAAGACAAACGTGGATTTATTGCAGAATCACTTCCTCCCATTCTGACCCGCCTGAATATTTCCGGTAAACAGTGGCAACAATTAACACAGCAATTTGAAAAACAGTTCAGGTGTTTTGCCGGGCAGAGGTCGTCGTTTGAGAAAGTCAGAGATTATTTTCAGTTAAGCCGAACGCCACCAAATTTGTTGGCGACCTGATTTCATATCACACCATCAAGCATCCTGTTTAAAAGCTTGGCTCCTCAAGTAACCTGCTACGCCTCCAGGTCAGCCAGAACTATATTTTTGTTTGCTTTGGAACAAGATGTATATAGTTTGGTTCTGTAGTCACCCTGATTCATTCGATTTTCTCTCAAGGTAGTAGCGAATCATCGTTGCATTTTTTTGTTTTTTTATTTTAAAGTGGGTGTCCTGTTGTATTTTTTTGGCGTCAAATTATCCAAACTCGAAGATAATTATCAGTCATCGCGCCTATGCAATGCGACCAGAAGATGACAGTCATTTTGTTAATGAACTTTTCATGCCTAGCGCTGTAGATGATTTTTATGAGATGCCAACCGATAAGCGACAAAAAGTTATCAAAGATTACTGGCATGTAACTCACAACGGAGTTACAAAACATGACAGGACACCCACCTTAACTATTGATATTCACACCAACAACCGGCACCATTCGATACTGTATATTTATCAGTACAAGAGTGTATGATCATGACCCGATCAAGGAAGTCGTAAGAGTAAACAGGACACCCATCTTAACTATTGATATTCACACCAATAACCGGCACGAAAAACAGTTCAGGTGTTTTGCCGGGCAGAGGTCGTCTTTTGAGAAAGTCAGAGATTATTTTCAGTTAAGCCGAACGCCACCGAATTTGTTGGCGACTTGATTTCATATCACGCCATCAAGCATCCTACTTAAAAGCTTGGCTCCTCAAGTAACCTGCTACGCCTCCAGGTCAGCCAGAACTATATTTTTTTTGCTTTGGAGCAAGATGTATACAGTTTGGTTCTGTAGTAAGCCTGATTTATTCGATTTTTTTCTCAAGGTAGTAGCGAATCATCGTTGCCTTGTTTTGTTTTTTTATTTTAAAGTGGGTGTCCTGTTGTATTTCCGTTGTATTTTGTTGACGACCTGATTTCATATCACACCATCAAGCATCCTGTTTAAAAGCTTGGCTCCTCAAGTAACCTGCTACGCCTCCAGGTCAGCCAGAACTATATTTTTGTTTGCTTTGGAGCAAGATGTATATAGTTTGGTTCTGTAGTAAACCTGATTCATTCGATTTTTTTGCAAGGCAGTAGCGAATCATCGTTGCCTTATTTCGTTTTTTTATTTTAAAGTGGGCGTCCTGTTATATGTCCGCATTATTGGGAGTCACTGCTTTGGCTTTTAATCAAAATCATCTTGTAAAAATTTCTTATGTCGTAATGTTAGATGAAGCAGATGATGATCTAACAATCTTTAATGAATATCCTATCACACTGATCAATAAACTGGATATTCTGAAGAAAATACCCGAACTACCTAAAGACTTGTGTGAAGTCTTTTGTTCAAAGGAAACAGCGATTCAACTAAGACTTTCAGGAGTATTTGACGGCTACACGATTGTATTTGCTAAAGATGCCTCAGAGATCTTTGAAGTTGAAAGTGAAATTAAGGTCGTCTTTGTATGGGATGGTTTTGATACTGACCTGGAGCTGCCAAGAGCTCTATACGTCGGAAATTCAGATATAAACATCAACCCGAAATACAAATGCAAGCTTGATGAAATCAATCGTCAACGAATTGTTTCTTATATATATGAAATATTGAGTGGACTCTCAGAGCCGCAAAAATCGTATATCTCAGAGCTAGAGGAGTTGTATGAAAATGATACTTCTAATCACATGATAGGTTGTGACTACATTTTCAATCGTTCTATAGGTACCGAGGCAAACCTGATTGCTCTAAGTTCTGCCAAACTAGACTATTCTTTCGAAAGGTATCGTTATGAATACTCGGAGGAGAATATTGTAGAGACAATTAACGTTATAAATCGCATACGCAAAGAGATTTCTGAAAATAAATGCCCTGATATCGCAGTAAGAACAAATAGCATCGTAATTTCAGATATGTCAGCGAGCTTAGACTTTCAAGTCAATAAGCTTGAATACACACAAAATGCATTGAAGGGGAAAGGATTTGACGATCCTATATCGCTCACAAAAGCGATAAAGTTAGTGCTAAGGAACGGCATTGATGAGAAAACAGAACGATCTGAGTATGTAGATCTGGCATACATTGAGAGAAACCTTATTGAAGTTTTAATAGGCATCTATCTATCTTCAAATATCATGCCCTGTGCAAAAATTCCTTTATCTAACTCAGATCTGTACGGTGTTTTAAAGGATATTGGTATCAATGGCAGAAAGTACAATAAAAAAGGATTAAAAAAGAAATATATTGAGCTTAGGAATATACTGCATAAATTCACACTAGAAGCGTTTGATTACCTCAGCGAAAGAAATTCGTCAATGGTAAAAATAGTTTCGAACCTCCCAATTGAATGGGCATATCATAATGGGCTACCACTTATGGTTAGGCATGATGTGAGTCGTTTACCTATCTCACCGGGTTGGCTTGCAAATAGGGTTATATTGGATACATCAAATATACATGTTGATATGGATTCTTTTAGCAATGTCCTTGTAATTAGCTCTTTTAGGGAAGATGACATAATTAAAGAACATCTTTCTTCCAAAATAGAGGTATTTAATGGTATGGCTTTCAATAGAAAGACCAGCGATAAAAGATTCAAAGTAACAATCGATAGAAAAGAGCCTTCTAATCGCGAGGAGTTGATCGCTATATTAAATGGATCAAGTACTCCAATCGTTGTATTTGATATGCATGGTGGCCACTCCGAAAAAGAGGGTGGTGTAATATCACTTAAGGATGAAGCTATTTCAATTTTTGATATTGTACAAGCCGCCAGAATACCTCCAATTGTCGTTTTAAGTTCATGCGATACAAGTCCAATTGATAGAAGCCATTATTCAACAGCCAATGCATTTCTAGCTGGCGGTGCAAAAACGGTCCTTGCTAGTGCTTTACCGATTCTGAGTCATGAATCCTCAACATTTATCATTAGACTATTTGTTCGATTACAGGAATATATCCCCATTGTTATTGACAAAGAAAAACGTAGCTTGCAATGGTCATCTTTCATGTCAGGCATGATAAGAAGGACGTTTTATACTGAGTTTATAGACTACCTGATAAAGGCAGGAAAAATCGAAAAAGATTGGCGTAGTCAATTAAACTTCGTTGCGGGAATGTGTTTAGACCCACTTCAAGAGGATTTTCATTCTCGTATCATTTCATCTTTTGCTAAAGAACTATGCATAAATGAATCGGAGGTGCAAAGAATTATTGACGAAGATTTTATTTTGCCTGAATGCTTGAAGTACCTACAGTATGGAAGTCCTGAGAGAGTAATTATAAACTCGCCAAGTCATATCCCATTATCTCAATAAATGATATTTTGAGGGTGTTCAAAATTCTGTGTCAGCTAAAAATCACAGCACCATGTGATCATCCGATCGTCCTTCAAAGTGTATTATCAGTTGCGATAGCGTGAGGTTTCAATTCTGTACAGGATGCGTCCAGCGCTCGGACGCTTTCAGTATCCCCGCATACAGTAATTTGAGCAAACTGTTTTCGTTTGCAAAGCCACCTTTGATTTTGGTGAGTTTGCGGAACTGTCGATGAACCGCTTCGACCGCGTTGGTTGTGTAAATTGCTTTCCGGACGTATTCCGGGTACTTAAAATAAGTCGAGAGTGTTGGCCATTTCGTTCGCCAGAATTGAATGACCATTGGATATTTATCGCCCCATTTTGCATCCAACTCGTCCAGTGCAATTTCGGCTGCGTTGATCGTGGCAGCCTTGTAAACACACTTCAAATTGGCCATAAACGCTTTCAATATAACAGGATACCTAACATAACAGGACACCCATCTTAACTATTGATATTCACGCCAACAGCCGGCATTATCCGATACTGTATATTTATCAGTATAAGGATGTATGATCATGACCCGATCAAGGAAGTCGCAAATCTCACTTGAAGCATCGCCTTATTATCATTGTGTTTCCCGCTGTGTCCGTCGGGCGTTTCTGTGTGGAGTTGATGCCCTCACCCAGATTAACTACGAACTGTAGTGGTCAACTAATTTTGGCCACCCCTTTATAGTTTTTGAAGTATTCTCAATCACAAGATTTGCCCATACGCGACTTCCTTGATTTTCGTCAATCTGAATCCGAAAAACCTAAAAACATTTATCATAACCACTGGACTGACCAATATTTCCGATATAAACGCCATGTCGACTTCAAGTTAATATGCAAACTTAGCATTTAACATATACCTCTACATGCTCTACATTAACTGACAAGAAAAAGGACCTGTTTTCGCAGTCTATTGCCATATTCTTTGGCGGTCTTTGAAGTTTTCTTACTCACGAAAACAATAAAGGTATCCGTACCAAGGAGATTTCCATGAAAGTGTTTCAGCAGTTTCTTCAACTCCTGACAGCTCTACTCCCTCTATCAAGCATACTACTGTCGTTGATTCTCACACCCACGTTTGCCTCAGCAGCCAATTCTGGAGATGTGGATCTCGACAATGACGGTCTGATCGAAATCGAAACCTTAGAAGAACTCAATCAGATGCGCTACAACCTTTTCGGTACCAGCCTTACCGATGAGTATGGCGATAGCAACAGCGAAGGTTGCCCCGCCTCCGGTTGCAAAGGTTATGAACTGGTGAATGATCTGGACTTCGATACCAATGGCAATGGAAAACTGTTTGATGATCCGTTCTGGAACAGTCGTCGTGGCTGGGAGCCGGTTGGCACTGAACAATTTCCATTCCAGGCTATCTTTGAAGGCAATCGTCATAAAATCGAGAATTTATATATTCATCGCACCGAGGAGGTCTGTACCGGTTTGTTTGGAGCAGTGATGGGGGTATCCATTCGAAACCTGAACCTGAGAGGACCGTTAGCCAAAATCTATGCCGGAAACAGAGCAGGAAGCCTGATTGGATGCATTGTCCAGGACGGTGACGAGAATATCATTGAAAACAACCATAGCAGTGTGAGTGTTTCCGGAGGCCACACCATTGGCGGCCTCATTGGCAACATTTTTACATCCTATTCAAACACCCAAATTATAAATAACAACGCCACCGGTGTGGTTCAGGGAGACAATAGCATTGGCGGTCTGATCGGCAATGCAACTGTATTTTCAAAAAACTCATTCCTCACCATCTCAGATAATTACAGATCCGGGGCCACGTATGGAGATACTGACGTGGGAGGATTGATCGGGCGTTACTCGACCGACCTCGGAGCGACTTCCACAGTCAGCTATGGGTTTGTCGATGGCCGTGTAACCGGTGTTGAAAATGTAGGTGGATTGATTGGAGAGGTTCACCTGGAGGCATTCCTTAATTTAAATATTGCCAACGTAACAACGTCCCACTCTTATGCCCGGGTTATCGCAAAAGGCAATAATGCAGGCGGGCTCATAGGGTTAGTTTCGATTACCGGAGAGGAGGATATTACCAGACTGTATATCAACACAAGCTCTGCCTCTGGCATGGTGGAAGGCATAGATTATGTCGGCGGTCTCATTGGCGCCCTGTACGCAAATGACACGATAAAACAGGAGAACACTTATGCTACTGGAAAAGTTCTTGGCAACCAATTTGTTGGCGGCCTGATAGGCTATATCGGTACCAGCGAATTCGCGCAGAATACGTTCAGGAATAATTATGCGACTGGCACGGTAAGAGGCAATAATGATACTGGTGGTCTGGTTGGTAACCTGTATGTCAGGGATGTCGGCGACTGGTATTCAAATGGATTTGTATATACATATGGAAACTATTGGGACACCGAAACCACCAGACAAAGTGACAGCGCAATCGGTGACGGCTACAGCAGTGCAGAACTCAAATGCCCGCAACAGCCGGACGATCCAACCTGCATGACTATACTCTATCATGGGTGGAGTCCCAGCATCTGGTATTTCGGAACCTCCAGCGATTATCCAAAACTACAGAGATAATCATCACCGTTAAGTCCTTCCAGTTCAGGGAGAACTACTTAATATACTAACTTCTGGAGAACCGCTGGCTGTTATCTTTATGCTGTCTCAGAACAAGCATAAGTCAGGGGCAGCGGTTCTCTTTCCAGCTCATAATGATTAACACTAAAAACCACGACTGGTATGTCATTGATAATATCCCCATAGCTATGGCGCTCATCAATGTGCCGGACAAAACGTTTGATAGGGAAAAGTAAAAGACAGTAAAAAGGACACCCAAAAAAAACAACACAG from Gynuella sunshinyii YC6258 carries:
- a CDS encoding SidA/IucD/PvdA family monooxygenase, which encodes MSCCIFLASNYPNSKIIISHRAYAMRPEDDSHFVNELFMPSAVDDFYEMPTDKRQKVIKDYWHVTHNGVTKHDRTPTLTIDIHTNNRHHSILYIYQYKSV
- a CDS encoding transposase; this encodes MTRSRKSQISLEATPYYHCVSRCVRRAFLCGVDALTRINYEHRRQWVEDRLLWLGEIFAIDICAYAVMSNHVHVVLHINVLQSRQWSAEDIVMRWHRLYKGSALSHRFLKGDAFSPAEQQAFEALVAQWRETLTSISRFMAVLNEGIARRANAEDRCTGRFWEGRFKSQALLDEQALAACMAYVDLNPIRASLADTPETSDHTSVQMRIVCAKASKQPSDLLPFVGNPRADMPEGLPFKLSDYLELVDWTGRAIREDKRGFIAESLPPILTRLNISGKQWQQLTQQFEKQFRCFAGQRSSFEKVRDYFQLSRTPPNLLAT
- a CDS encoding peroxiredoxin, encoding MLSFKQLEGKTFPPVSFLSTNQEMINIGKSGNRVVLYVYPRTTPADGVPLPNWDVIPGARGCSIQARGFASFYTAILNTGISNIYGLSTQDTAYQQEAKSRLDVPFELLSDPKMLLAKELNLPTFSVENHVLYQRITFVISDGVIEKVFAPIKDAADNAREVLAYLNH
- a CDS encoding transposase; this encodes MTRSRKSQISLEATPYYHCVSRCVRRAFLCGVDALTQISYEHRRHWVEDRLLWLGEIFAIDICAYAVMSNHVHVVLHINVLQSRQWSAEDVVMRWHRLYKSAALSHRFLKGDAFSPAEQQAFEVLVAQWRETLTSISRFMAALNEGIARRANAVNITGHPP
- a CDS encoding winged helix-turn-helix transcriptional regulator encodes the protein MSRRSKESQGDSLTQKFRRGDVLAKECPSRGVLQDVTSRWGVLILFALLGGTHRFSELRKKITGVSEKMLSQTLQALENDGFVKRIAHPVIPPHVEYQLTDTGVEVARRVEELVNWIEVNIGDIVVAQNQYDERKASNGR
- the ftrA gene encoding transcriptional regulator FtrA, translated to MPERSIKQTAGPKVVCLIGDELQAFEFGIAYEVFGMPRPELGSDWYQFGVCTLYPGVVRTSGGIETVIRQGLEALDDADLIIIPGWPDMEATVPTAVTDALLAAYYRGARLVSLCSGVVVLAHTGLLDGRRATTHWRFIETIAERFPAVIFDADVLYVDLGNIQTAAGSAAGIDLCLHIVRQDYGVEIANSIARGLVMPPHREGGQSQFIPQPVPKGYEASRLGSVIEVMQRNLHKELPVKELADEAGMSLRTFQRRFEALTGLPPSVWILHERLHLACRLLEADQSISLEEVALKSGFGTVPTMRHHFRQKMQVSPSQYRKTFSPLPPRSFLPDESFAGTFHA
- a CDS encoding formylglycine-generating enzyme family protein, giving the protein MYRQVMEVNPSTFQHAGHPVESVSWLDAIQFCNQLSSLSGLKCYYQVDGETVSVIPDADGYRLPTDGEWEYACRANSSAAQYGPVENIAWYADNSDQSTHPVGQKAANEFGLHDMLGNVWEWRWDVYDPEVYGSYRIFRGGGWADESRGCLASNRRRSHPTYTIDDLGFRVARNL
- a CDS encoding SDR family oxidoreductase, with the protein product MIAITGATGQLGQLVIKHLLQKTSADNIIALARNLDKAKTLQDFGVEVRQADYSQPDTFVTALKGVTKLLLISSSEVGQRIQQHKHVIDAAKQAGVELIAYTSLLHADSSPLALAEEHVATETYLKEVGIPHVLLRNGWYTENYLVSIAPALANGGFIGCAKDGKISSAAREDYAEAAAVVLTLDAPQAGKVYELSGDESYTLTELCAIISEESGKKISYIDMEEAEFAKALEGAGLPGPFAALLANSDTGVSKGGLFDESHTISALTGHPTASLRQLVREYL